ACCAGAGAGCTGCTGGTCTCTGCCTAGAGTAATTTGCAGATTCAGTGCCTGATACTGTAACAAAAGCCATAAAGTTCtgtgctgaagcactggaaaaCCATGGTCAGTGCTGGAATTGCTGTCCCCCAGGAAGGTTAAGAAAAACTTACATCTGATGCCACGTATCAGAGCAGCATGAGGGTGTCTAACCAGACCAGTCTTCAGAACTTTGCAATTCTTACTGCATTATGCATCAACTTCCCTCGGACTCTGGGCAGCAAATTCGTCCATGCTTATGTCAGCACTCCATGTTTTCCAACTGAGGCAAAAGCCTTATAAACCAAAGGGAGAAAGCTGTTTCCCTGCAGGAGAGGATGCATGTCTGCCATACCTTGCTAAACAATCCTGCAGGCCCTGACACATGCATTTCAGCAGTTTCAGTGGAGACTTAAGGTCAGTCCTACCACCTAGAAACAGGCTGCAGTTAGAGAAGTGTTTAAATTTTGTCCCTCCCAGCCCACTTAAAAGTTGGTGATTACTTAAGTTTATGACAAAAGAGACTGTATTTACCTCAAAAACTTCCAGCCTTCCTCACGTTCCTTAAAGAGGATTACAGGCTTCATTTCCCTGCTCTTTGACCTGTCAGTAGAATCCAGATGCTCCCACTTGCTTGCACTGGCACTTCAGCCTGCACAAACAACTGAAAAGGACAGCCTGGGGCACTGGAGATTAAATCACTTGCATAAACCAGATCCCTACTAGGAGGGGAGAAGTGCTATTACATTACAGGAACCTGTAACTTACCAGGCTGTTACCCAGGAATGTGCACAGGATGGGTTAGGCTTGCTTTAAATACCCTCAGAGAGGGTAGAGTCATGCATTTTCCAATTGCTCTAATTGCAGAGCCACAGTCACACCTGCTGTACTTAAGGGAGGGCCTGGTTCTAAACGTTGCCAGGCAATCAGGACAAGTAGTTTATCTGCCTTTATGCTGCCTAAACATACAACATGAAAAACATCATGATCAGCAAGAACTTTGAGGATATCAGCAGAAGAGCTTTTGCAGCTGCTCCACCAAGTCTCAGGGGGCAAGCTAGAGGACCTGTATCCTAGTGGCCTTTGCATGCAAGGCTTTCAAGCAGTGGAAAGGGAGGAATTTCACGAGGAGGGGAATGCTGATCAGCTCCATCCTGAACTGCACCTTATTTATCTTGCAAATGCACCTCACAAATGAAaggggggagcagcagcacagacttCTCACCCATCTGCATGAGGACACAGAGCCAGCTACTGTAGCACCCTCCCTTCACATCACCCAGTGCAAAACAAGCCCACATCAACTTACACCTCTGGAGGGTTAagtatttggaaagaaagagaagccagCCTCAACAGTGTGTGCTTTTAATCCCCAAATGCATAGGCAACATgacattaaaacagaaaaattaataatgtctgtttcttctcttgagCTACTGATCACTCTTGAAGCTTACAGTCACGTTTGCTATGCTAGATATGGTTTCTCAGGATCAGTTTTAATTCAGTACTTGGCACTTCTGACACTAAGATGTATAAAGGGGAAACGACTAAAATTACTGTGGGATTTGTCTTCAGCAAGGAGGGGTAGGGAAAATGGACAGGAACAAATGGAACAGAACTGGCCATAAACTTAATTTAGTTTGCCTTTCTTTGCAGTCCTACCTATCTGGAAAGTGCTTAACATCACTGCATTCTGAACCAGCGCCCAACAGGAACGTATGAGACACTCCAGCCATGAAAAAGCACCTTGTGCTTACTACCAGGGGGTCTGGTAACAGCAGGGTTTTATCTGGGAATACAGGATCAATTTTACATTTGGCTCCTCGCATATAACTTACTTTACTACTTTTTACTGCACATACTGCAAACTCACCCACACGTACCCCAGCTGAAATACACACAGATTTCAACTGCAAATACTatgcaattttaaaatgttagttTCTACAACTGCCTGCATAGTAACCATCACGCTCTGCTGGTACTCCAGGGAACCCCTCCACAAATAGGACATACACACAACACCCAGAAAAAGCCAATGTTTGTATTGTGGTACTGGATCTCAAACCGTAACACAGTGTAAAGCCTCACCTCTGGATGGGGAACTGTGTTCCGCAGTAGCCACACCTTTCCACAGTGCTACTGCCAAAAACTCAGACCTCAAAGTAAGTTAACTTGTTTGAATAGTTTGCCATTCTTTACCACTGCAGACAGATGCTGTTCTCTGACACCGCTACCACACTGTGGTTTCAAACACAAACTTGGTAACTTTTATCTTGGAGCCCACAACAGCAGTAAAATACAACAATCAGCCAGGTGCCTCTAGGAGCCAAACATTCATCCCCACATTTTTCATCTCAGAGAATGGCTTCCAGTAAAAAGGTCATGAGCACTGGTTCACAACAAGAGCATAAACTCTTTAATactcccttttttcctccccacttTGCAGTCACAGAGCTAACCCCTTTCCAGTTCCCaactggggaagggagagagctTTCACAAGACAGCTTCTAACCAGACTGTGCTAATGGCCTTGCTGTTCAAGGGTACACATGCAGACTGCAGGCATCAGCACACAAGACTGAagcaattttccttttcaacctTGAAAAATGCTGAATCATCTTACGGTTACATGCTTTCACATCAAGGCACAAAAAACAACAGTCAGGATGTACATGCCGCTTTTTAAGTAGTTAACAGAGAGATGCTTGAAAACAATTTCCATACCATTGTCTTAAAAACAGGTTAACCCAGATCTTCGGTTTCACTCTGTGAGTTCGCCATTAACTGTCCTCAGCTTGCCTGGCTTTTGGGCAGACTCCAGTTACACACAAATATCCTCCATGTGGCCACCACAAAAATGCAGTGCCAAGAATCGAGCAGTTACAGAATCTTACCCATTTCTACTTGACTTGAAAGCAGGCTTCTTTCtaagcacccacagcaccccaatTTTCCTGATTTGTTCAAAAGTAACCAAGCAGCAAATAATTTTCCTACAACAGAGTAAGTCACCGGTTAGAACAAGCCTTTCATGTGAAATTCATCATCAGACACTGGCACCAACATTAGGAAAAGGAGCCAGTTTAAGGTCCACGACAGAACAGGCagcaggttaaaaaaatatggAGTATTTCAAAGAATGCAAACTCATTTCCAAACCAGGCAGAACTTAAGCATACCACAGCTGTGATGCACGAGCACCCACAGTGGCACTGTATTTCATCTGCCAGAAGACTGCTCATTACGCATTAATTTGGAGCAGCATAGGAGTGGCTGGGTGCTAACATGACATCACTTCTTATTTATAATTCTTAATATCCCAGAGGAAAAGATAAGAACAAAGATAGAGGAGATGTATCAGGATGTTGGAATTTTGGGTAGTGGCCCACCTAGAAGTGGTGGCTTTCCTACCCTGGGCAAGTTAACAATAAAAAGAGGGCAAAAaatgaggagcagggagggactGAGAACCCCAAGGCAGACACCCAGGAATTACAGCCCTTGAAAATCTTGGTTTTACCTTCAGATAAAACCTGAGAAGGGAGCCTAGCATATATTTCCCATTTCTGAGACttggaaaatacagtaataaGAATCCAAGTATTTAGGTAAGCTGAGTCTCAGGAAAGtgaacagaaaatactgtgatACTGTGGCAATGTGCCCAATTCTGAACCTGCAACCTCCCTAATGAGTGAATAAACCTTCACGAAGAACTAGAGTTCATCACAGCTTCTATGATACCATAAGCATCAGCATGAGCCAATAAATGCCTGCATCTACCAACTGAGGTTTCAATTCCATTTCAACTAAAACTCTCCTGTTAATTTCAAATGGTACAAAGACCTATTACACAACAGACTTGCATTTAACCAGAAGCTGGCAGTAAGTTAGAGAAGACAGTTTATAATTGAAGGATTACTTTGGAATTGCTTTGAAGTCCTCAAAGCAGATACCCCGAGTCCCTTGGTAAGCAATACCTCTACCCCACAGCACACAGATATGGACTTGCCATGTAGTAACTTTGCAGTAATTCACTCTGGGACTCAGAActgcacagacagcagcagccagctctgATACAGCAGTCTGGAAAAAGCTGAATGCATCCAACAACAAACTCCTCGACCCTGAACGCAAAGATTACACACCTTTAGCTCTTCCAGTACCTACACAGTTACAGCTTGTGGTATCAAGTGCCTACCCTATCTTACAAACAGATTTCCTTTAATGCGTCAGTTCAATCTGAAGGAGGACAAACACAGCCTTTTGAGTCAGCTGCAGCAAGCTAAATCAACAGTTTCTTATCAGTTCTGTACCAAACATGCTTCCACAACAGGAAAACACCACAGCCAATCTAAGAAagacttctttgcctctgaaGAATTACCAAAGATTTTCACCCACCTCCTTCTCCTGATCTAAAATTCTGACCCACCCGCTACTGCCAGTGAataaagttttcatttaaacacTCAGATTTAAGTTTATTCGAACACAGCAAAAGTTCCACCtgcatattaaaaacaaacagattagaagtaaatgttttattcttccaACTAAATTCCAGTACTACAAGGGCAGTAAAACAATGATACACTGAAAAATTGCAGCAATAAACATTTGTTAAAGACTgatagaataaataaaaactacaaAAATGAGAAATCATATAAACCCATTCTTAACCCCCAAAAAAGTCATGGAATACAGAAATGCCCTCCTTCACTATTTCACAGGCAGTACTGTGGGCTATTTGCTTAAAATTGTCCTGGGATTACATTCTAACTTAACTGTGATTACAGCTTTGTTGTAGTGCACAGTTATGAAAATCACACTAACTTCAGTCAGAAGTGTCATTCTACAATTTTATTTACACAACCAGTGAAGGGCAACTTCTAGAACACCAGCTTTAATCCTTTAACTTTTTCAAACTTATTAACATAAGAAGCCAAATTGTAATGATACAGCAAATGAGGCCACTGGTATTATTACAGGTAGCAAAGGTCCACATCCAGGTGGTACTGACATCAGGGAGCACTCCAAAACCAGTTGCTGCATAAGAGTGGTTGCCACTGACAAAAGCTTGAAATAACCTGTGTTCACAGGGGGAAAAATATGGCATTGCTGCAAGTCTTTACTGGGACAGCTTGCAACAATAAAACGGGGTGTATGGGGCAGCCCACATATGCAGAAAGTGTGATTCATGAAAcgtctgcaaagagaaaaaatagcaAGAGTTAATAATGGAGTTAATACATGCCAGCTCTATCACAAATCTGCCATGGCTACATCAAACCCTGCTTCAGACATACAACATCAACGTGTTATGGGAGACAGCCCCAGAGTTTTAAAACTGGAGTGGCATTTTATCCCATGTCTTCCTTTTGACCTTGGTCGGCCTTTCTTATTACCAATTTAAGATACTTTAACTTAGGGCCTAGCTGTAGCTTAACAACAAAGTCTGGCCATTTCAATTCCTGAACATTCCACTAATGTAATAGTGCAAGAGGAACCCAAAGGAATCAATACTCACAACTGGCAGGCTGTTCTCCATATCGTCGCATGATTTGATCATGCGTGAACTTCACAAATGCGTCGTATTGTTCTGCAAccatgaaacagaaatgtgagTACATTAAGTGAAGCTGGAACATATTGAAGGCTACTCTTTTATACATACAAGGTTAAACACACATCCACTAACAGCAGTTTTAAGTGACTTCGCACAGTTCATACCTTTTCATCCCCCAGAACAACAATGCAGCAATGTCCAAAATCCCCATTCCTGACCATCCCTAAAACAATGTCCCCCTAATTAAGAAACTTTCCCATATAAACATCTGTAATGGGAATGATGGTAATACGCTCAAGGAGAACTGTgctgcagacacacacagacctcAACATAACTAATGCCTGCTAAGCATCAGACACTGTATTTTGAAGTGATCAAATGTACTCATTTCACAGATCCATAATGAGGGCAGAGTAGTTAAGCAAACATAGCATTAAAGTCAGTGTTGGGGTTGGAAACACAACCTCTGCTCTTATCAGTACCAGACACAAAGTCTatttaatgaaatgaaacacCAAAGTAGAGGAAAGGCACTTGCTATGGAACTAAGATACACTTTTTGTTGACTACCAGAAAATCAAACACAAGTAACAAACTAAAGAATGAAACACCAAGTGACTAGCACTTGACTAACTCCAAGCACAGAAGTAGCCACAATAGAGACATGTAGTTGACTGGGGACTTCATGAAAACAGCCACTGTACAATCCAAAACGAAATTTAGATTCAAATGTATCAATTTGGCTCTGAACTAAGTATGGCTATTTTCCTGAAAGATTATTCTTtctgtgcacatacacacaaatacatttgcaatattttattcagtttaATATTGTACTCCTTAGCAGGTTATCACCTTTCAGAGTTAAGAAATTGAACAAGGAGAGTAATATCTACCAGATGCTGCTCTTCTccattccccttcctcccttgTGGAAAAATACATGTGCAGCAATGTGGGGTGTTCTGAGAAAGGGGCAAGGTCAAAGAAGGCAATCTTCAACCAAAAATGCAGTTAGATTTGTAGTGGTTCCTAGTCCCACAGGTTTGCCCCATTAAAGCCCCCATCCTGTTGCAGGGATGAGCTTCACCTTTGAAGTAAACAGGGTATCAGTAATCAGCAAGTAGTTCAGCAGCAGCCCAAAGTTTGGATCTGACCCCAAGACCTAAGGACATCCATCCCTGGCCAAAGGGGCTCAGAGCCATGGCACTCAATTCCCCTCTGCCCAACAAGAAGGACCTCTGTTCACTGCAGTTCTGACTGATGGCTTTTCAGCAGCCATGCAAGGATCTTagccaaacaacaaaatagcaCAAAGAGCAGATTGAAGGATCTGTTGCCCAGAAACCACTTccaaaaataacagaaactAGAATTTTTCCTCAAAGTATGTATTAAACGCCAGAAACCAACTTGCaagctttcttctttaaaagttTAAGTCAACATACACAGCTGCTAATTTTTAGCATCATCATTGTTAAAAACTATGACTTTGGAAATTTAAGGAATCAAGTGTTACTAAAAATCCCTCTTCTTGTGGCATTCAGATTCTGAAAGTTAAGCAACCTAAAGGTCTGAGCAACCTACAAAGAGTTGTTTGAAAATTTAAGTGAATACTTGTAAGGACACTTACACCACTGGAATCCTGTATCATATATGTTCTAACTATCTGTTTTCAATCAGAAGGTGGCTGAATAACATGAGTACTAACATGATTACTCTGTGACCTGACCTTTGGTATAAAAAGCTGACTTTCACAACAGGATTCTAGAAAACCTTTCAAGTGAAAGCTTCACTTAGTCCCTTGAACTCCTCTGGTTTTCAAATCTGCACAGGATCTTGCAAACCCAACCTTGTGCTAACACAGCAGTTTCAGGTAACAGGCAGGAAGGGAAATCAGGGCATTAGCATGATCTGAGTTTTCCATTTATCAAACACTCACTCTGTCTGAAAGACAACTCCACTCACAAAAAgcatgggagaagaaaaaaaattaaaaaaaaaataaataatcaagcAGCATCTGGTTATCTACCTACAAGAAAATAGTGATTCAGAAAGGAATCAGGAAAATATCCCAGATCCAAACATTCGTTAAGTCATTTGAAAGAAGCTATTCAACTGAGATTTAGTACAGAATTCCCAGTTACATTTCCATTGAGTTCACTAGATTGTAAGAATGAGTATCACCTTACAGTACAAAGTTTAGAAAAGGGCATAATCATCTGTGGGCAGAAAAATATAACTGGCCTTCTATGTAAGCAGTTTCTAAATTCTTTTGGATGTCTCTAAAATCTCCATGTAATACTGAAAATGTAATACTGGCTTGATATATGGGATGCAGTAACATGATCTTCTCACTCTTTTGATGACCACCATCCTAAGAACCTAACCCATCTCACTCTAAAGCACCCCCCCCCTCCAGAAAtcataaatacagcaaaagaaaatgttcccTTTGGGACTGAGAGATGGAGCACACATAAGGAACCTGCCAGAGGGTTTCCTGCTTGTAAAGAACTCCAAGTTTGTACTCGGAAAGTGTCTGGAACAAATGTAAATATATCTGGTCTTCAAATGGTTACTGTGATCACTTCTAACTGAAAAGTATTTAAGAGAATGCAAGAAGTGACCCAAATCCTAGCATACACAAATTAGAAGAGTAACACTCTAAACAGTCATAACTCATCAGTCTGAAGCAGGTTACAAGCACAGAAATGGAGTGTTACATCCAAAACAACAGAAGTATTTAGAGCTTTAGCTCCAGTTGTAAATAGATGTAGATTTAAGAGGGACTCAGAACTGTAGGTGTTTCTTACACAGTAATGGCAGGTCAGCAATACAGAACATGAACACAGGTTCAGGTGTAGAGACCACACTGTTGAAGGCAAACCACAAGGATTATTCAAGTCTGCTGACACTGCATGGCCACACCACTCCTGCCACACTAAAAGAGATCTGCAAACTTTAATTCTGATGTGTTTTTGAGGTGGGAGGCAGAACAGCTGTGGGGATTCAAAAGCAGGTTTGCTGCCCAAAAGTGCACTCAGATGTCCGTTATAATCACCATAAATATTACATTAGACACTGAATCATACTGTGAATGCACCTACCTCTGAATGCACCATAATTTAGATGCTCAAATGCTAGCAAAGTGCTTAGAAAGTAGAGGACTTCAAGTAAAGAAAGGTCCTATTTATAATGCTGACATTAACATGACCCTTACAGAAAGGTAAGTTGGCATCACACACCAAACAATTCAACAAAGAGCATCAGCTGAATGACTGACACTCAGGCAGATACCAAACACTGCTGGCAGCAATATAATGGCAAGtactgggaagagaaagggaaatctTAGGTGCTGTTATCTTGCCAAATTCCAGAAAAAGGAAGTCAGTTcctaagcaggaaaaaaaaaaataaaacaaaacaacaaaaaccaaacaaaccttGGCAAAAGTCTCTTAAGCCACTAAAAGAGAAAGGCTTTTctagcaaacaaaacaaaaccactaaaaaaaagaaaaaagaggaaatcatCAATTCAGACATCATAGCAAGAAAAATTTCCATGGGACATAAATCCACTGTTTCAACTGATTAGTAATACCCAGCAGTCAGTTTCTACCCAACACAGCATAGAATTCAAAAACCTATCAAAGAGACTAcacaccattttttttctgtcctgtatGCAGTCTTGATCATGTTAGGTCATAAAAAAAGTAGTGTAACAAACATAATAAACATCTTGAAGCTTTCAAACTCATTCTAACACATTATTTTGAACTATAATATACCTGCAAGTTTTGTAGTCAAAATTTCTTCATACTCTTCACGGATTTTCTCTTCACGTTCTTTCAGCAAGCGTTCACAGATCATTCCAACTTGTCTGAGAGTAAACAGGGGCTGTTCTTTTTTCAATGGTGATGAGGCTGCAGATGAAGTACCTAAGATTAAATATTCAGGCACACAAATTTACACTTAAAAGTAGTTCAGAACCACTTTAAAATCAATTCTCTTCACAACTTTGACATTCAGAGCTTTGCAAATATTTTGGAGAAGTCTTTCTCTGCCATTTGAATGCTTCTAATTACTATTAAAATTGGACCCTCAAAAGGAAGACTTTTATAATGGGCAATATGCACAGGCATCTTACACAAACACTGTGAATGACATTTACAAATTTAAGCTTCTATTTCATGCAAAACTGACAGAACAGTACATCTGTGCAAAGACAGATGCTTTGCAAAAGCCTATTACAGTATCAGTGGCAGGTTATGCAGGATGATCTCTTGAAAACAATGCAAGCTTTGTGTCCTACTGATTCTTAAAACAAGAAGCTACAATCCTCCAAATCAATGTTAATATTGCcaaaaaaagcaacagtaaCTGGTGAGAATGTGCCATAAACCACCAGATAATCGGGGAAAATTATTTACTCAAAAAAAGACTAACAGCAAATAGCAGAATTACGCAGCATTAACTGCcaaaaaaagcaacagtaaCTGGAGAGAAGGTCCTATAAAGATAactaggaaaaatatttacataacaGAGTctaaaaagacaaagcagaattACACAGAATTTTCCAGGTACCTGGCAAAGCTGGTCCAGTAAGGAGAAATGCATGTGGCTGTGCATCAGTAGAACAACAAGGATCTGTCTGCTGGAAGCTATTTTCTAAGTGTCTCCTCTTCTGCATGCGTTTGTACTCCTGTTTTATGTTGTACAGAATTTGttctagaaagaaaagcaatataaaaaataagC
This window of the Melopsittacus undulatus isolate bMelUnd1 chromosome 3, bMelUnd1.mat.Z, whole genome shotgun sequence genome carries:
- the AKIRIN2 gene encoding akirin-2 isoform X2, translating into MACGATLKRTLDFDPLLSPASPKRRRCAPLSAPASAAASSSFAAASPQKYLRMEPSPFGEVSSRLTTEQILYNIKQEYKRMQKRRHLENSFQQTDPCCSTDAQPHAFLLTGPALPASSPLKKEQPLFTLRQVGMICERLLKEREEKIREEYEEILTTKLAEQYDAFVKFTHDQIMRRYGEQPASYVS
- the AKIRIN2 gene encoding akirin-2 isoform X1 — protein: MACGATLKRTLDFDPLLSPASPKRRRCAPLSAPASAAASSSFAAASPQKYLRMEPSPFGEVSSRLTTEQILYNIKQEYKRMQKRRHLENSFQQTDPCCSTDAQPHAFLLTGPALPGTSSAASSPLKKEQPLFTLRQVGMICERLLKEREEKIREEYEEILTTKLAEQYDAFVKFTHDQIMRRYGEQPASYVS